One part of the Sneathia vaginalis genome encodes these proteins:
- a CDS encoding BglG family transcription antiterminator, with the protein MLTKRSIDLIYDISTEKYTLTELANKHHISDRMLRYDINEINEVFIKYFNDNIIEIKNSNVYLLIDPTTYNKYISQLPIEIYTLTSNEREYLIILDILLFNNKFKIQEICDTYLVSKSTTRQIIKNISYILSKYKLKLCVSSSINKGYTLVANELDIRKFLINHLQDKRQITENNPFMEKLIENKINKFSCATTIKQAKNEILNFLKEYDLNINDEAFMIVSYYLFLAKNRNYQGFHIKNESIDNRTFLYNTKEYNCVKQKINKVYFNENDILVITDFLIGLYNFNKNYSFFANWVLTEQLVFNILKKLSNEFNIDFTKDKILINELLHHIKPAIYRMKNNLKLSESIVDQVIKEYGETYFKVNKALEYLKDILNIELDADEISFITIMIQRSIKRNSKIKVSNYPKILIICGFGYSSSKLIAENLNENFYVNIVDTIPYNKLQNYKNISNIDLIITTIDITLNTHDILKVNTIFNEEDINKLSDYGLVKRNIKIPEKELLEFIENNRNLSKENLKIKIRENFKNYILEEIDENNYKNFYEFLNKNNTRFQLDINNLDELLNTINELMCSNGYTTPKYINSLKIQIKKYGSYIQIGKKTILPHGELNVDVLKTGFVLITLKNPINFFGEKISIIIALASKNVEEHRLAVLDINKYLKNNDFETKLEKIKNYIELIKFLKSLFVEGDSNENSRY; encoded by the coding sequence ATGCTAACTAAACGGAGTATTGATTTGATTTATGATATTTCCACAGAAAAATATACTCTCACTGAACTAGCTAATAAACATCATATATCTGATAGAATGTTAAGATATGATATAAATGAAATAAATGAAGTTTTTATTAAATATTTTAATGATAATATTATTGAAATAAAAAATTCAAATGTATATTTATTAATAGATCCTACAACATATAATAAATATATTTCTCAATTACCTATAGAAATTTATACTCTTACTTCAAATGAACGTGAATACTTAATTATTTTAGATATTTTATTATTTAACAATAAATTTAAGATTCAAGAAATATGTGATACATATTTAGTTAGTAAAAGTACTACAAGACAAATCATAAAAAATATTTCTTATATACTATCAAAATATAAATTAAAACTTTGCGTATCATCAAGCATAAATAAAGGTTATACACTTGTAGCAAATGAATTAGACATTAGAAAATTTTTGATTAATCATTTACAAGACAAACGGCAAATAACAGAAAATAATCCTTTTATGGAAAAATTAATTGAAAATAAAATAAATAAATTCTCTTGTGCAACTACAATAAAACAAGCTAAAAATGAAATTTTAAATTTTTTAAAAGAATATGACCTAAACATTAATGATGAAGCTTTTATGATTGTTTCTTATTACTTATTTCTTGCTAAAAATAGAAATTATCAAGGTTTTCATATTAAAAATGAAAGTATAGATAATAGAACATTTTTATACAACACAAAAGAATATAATTGTGTTAAGCAAAAAATAAATAAAGTATATTTTAATGAAAATGATATTTTAGTTATAACTGATTTTTTAATAGGTCTGTATAATTTTAATAAAAACTATTCTTTCTTCGCAAATTGGGTTTTAACTGAACAACTAGTATTTAATATTTTAAAAAAATTAAGTAATGAATTTAACATAGATTTTACTAAAGATAAAATTTTAATAAATGAATTATTGCATCATATTAAACCTGCAATTTATAGGATGAAAAATAATTTAAAATTAAGTGAAAGTATTGTGGATCAAGTTATTAAAGAATATGGTGAAACTTATTTCAAAGTAAATAAAGCTTTAGAATATTTGAAAGATATTCTTAATATAGAATTAGATGCTGATGAAATATCCTTTATCACAATTATGATACAAAGATCTATAAAAAGAAATTCGAAAATTAAAGTAAGTAATTATCCTAAAATACTAATAATTTGTGGATTTGGTTACTCAAGTTCAAAATTAATAGCAGAAAATTTAAATGAAAATTTTTATGTAAATATAGTGGATACTATTCCATATAATAAGCTACAAAATTATAAAAATATATCTAATATTGATTTAATAATAACAACAATAGATATTACTCTAAATACTCATGATATTTTAAAAGTAAACACTATTTTCAATGAAGAAGATATAAACAAATTATCTGATTATGGACTTGTAAAAAGAAATATAAAAATTCCTGAAAAAGAATTATTAGAGTTTATTGAAAATAACAGAAATCTCTCTAAAGAAAATTTAAAAATAAAAATAAGAGAAAACTTTAAAAATTATATTTTAGAAGAAATTGATGAGAATAATTACAAAAATTTTTATGAATTTTTAAATAAAAATAATACTAGATTCCAATTAGATATTAATAACTTAGATGAACTTTTAAATACAATCAATGAATTAATGTGTTCTAATGGATATACTACTCCAAAATATATTAATTCTCTAAAAATACAAATTAAAAAATATGGTTCATACATACAAATTGGTAAAAAAACAATTCTACCTCATGGAGAATTAAATGTTGATGTTTTAAAAACTGGGTTTGTTTTAATAACTTTAAAAAATCCAATAAATTTCTTTGGAGAAAAAATAAGTATAATTATTGCTCTAGCATCTAAAAATGTTGAAGAACATAGACTTGCAGTTTTAGATATAAATAAATATTTGAAAAATAATGATTTTGAAACAAAATTAGAAAAAATAAAAAATTACATTGAATTAATTAAATTTTTAAAGTCATTATTTGTAGAAGGTGATTCTAATGAAAATAGTAGATATTAA
- a CDS encoding PTS sugar transporter subunit IIA: MKIVDINNILYKEKLKTKEKIIKKMLTKVTNDTLKEKNLFNEIIKREEIENTVIGFNFAIPHSKTDFVDKPYVIYAQLENEIEWAKNEELVKYVMLVLVPKKNSDVHIDILKDISTKLINEDFRKKLENVKNISEIYEVLNV, translated from the coding sequence ATGAAAATAGTAGATATTAATAATATCTTATATAAAGAAAAATTAAAAACGAAAGAAAAGATTATAAAAAAAATGCTAACTAAAGTTACTAATGATACATTAAAAGAAAAAAATCTTTTCAATGAAATTATCAAACGTGAAGAAATAGAAAATACTGTCATTGGCTTTAATTTCGCTATACCACATTCGAAAACTGATTTTGTTGACAAACCTTATGTTATTTATGCACAATTAGAAAATGAAATTGAATGGGCTAAAAATGAAGAACTTGTAAAATATGTCATGCTAGTTCTAGTACCTAAAAAAAATTCTGATGTTCACATTGATATTTTAAAAGATATCTCAACGAAACTTATTAATGAGGACTTTAGAAAAAAATTAGAAAATGTAAAAAATATTTCAGAAATATATGAAGTATTAAATGTTTAA
- a CDS encoding PTS fructose transporter subunit IIB gives MAKFVAICACPMGLAHTFMAADSLKKAAEELGVEIKIETQGADGIKNELTKKDIKEADAVIHAIAITPQGIERFDDVDVYEISLKEAIREGKQVLQEIMEELNLK, from the coding sequence ATGGCAAAATTTGTTGCAATCTGTGCATGCCCTATGGGATTAGCACATACATTTATGGCAGCTGATTCTTTAAAAAAAGCTGCTGAAGAATTAGGAGTAGAAATTAAAATAGAAACTCAAGGTGCTGATGGCATAAAAAATGAATTAACAAAAAAAGATATTAAAGAAGCTGATGCTGTTATACATGCAATTGCTATCACACCTCAAGGTATTGAAAGATTTGATGATGTTGATGTTTATGAAATATCATTGAAAGAAGCTATTAGAGAAGGAAAACAAGTTCTTCAAGAAATAATGGAAGAATTAAATTTAAAATAG
- a CDS encoding PTS fructose transporter subunit IIC, with the protein MAIRRRGHEVSGFQSFYKHIMTGISYMIPILIMGGLIGAFSQVIPYVIFKLSPSVSILDAINSGNFTGMNLQLLKLASLMESFGFTLFSFAIPMFAAFVANSIGGKTALAAGFIGGYIANKPISVIKLVDGVFDKVSPVPSGFLGAILIAIFVGYTVKWLNKHIKLPENWLAFKTTFLIPLLSAVLCMIAMIFVVTPVGGWINIQIRNILELAGKQGEYVYALILSAATAFDLGGPVNKAAGFVALGFTTEKILPLTARNIAIVIPSIGLGLSTMIDRLLVGRRVYNKEFYDAGKTSMFLAFMGISEGAIPFALENPMFVIPLYVISAIIGSLTAILLGAVQWFPESAIWAWPLVEGLPQYILGILVGSVIIAIVNVFYRNYQIKNGKIQVDDDDEI; encoded by the coding sequence ATGGCTATAAGAAGAAGAGGACATGAAGTCTCAGGATTTCAAAGTTTTTACAAACATATTATGACAGGTATATCATATATGATACCTATTCTAATTATGGGTGGATTAATTGGAGCATTTTCACAAGTAATTCCATATGTAATTTTTAAATTAAGTCCATCAGTATCAATTTTAGATGCTATAAATTCTGGTAATTTTACAGGTATGAATCTACAATTATTAAAATTAGCTTCACTTATGGAAAGCTTTGGATTCACATTATTTTCATTTGCTATACCTATGTTTGCAGCATTTGTTGCAAATTCAATAGGTGGTAAGACTGCATTAGCTGCAGGATTTATAGGTGGATATATTGCAAATAAACCTATATCTGTTATAAAACTAGTTGATGGTGTTTTTGATAAAGTATCACCTGTTCCAAGTGGTTTCTTAGGAGCTATATTAATCGCTATATTTGTCGGATATACTGTTAAATGGCTAAATAAACATATTAAATTACCTGAAAATTGGTTAGCATTTAAAACTACATTTTTAATACCATTATTATCAGCTGTATTATGCATGATAGCTATGATTTTCGTAGTAACACCAGTAGGTGGATGGATAAATATACAAATTAGAAATATTCTAGAATTAGCTGGTAAACAAGGTGAATATGTTTATGCATTAATATTATCAGCAGCAACTGCTTTTGATTTAGGAGGACCTGTTAATAAAGCAGCAGGATTTGTTGCATTAGGATTTACAACTGAAAAAATATTACCTTTAACAGCAAGAAATATTGCTATAGTAATACCTTCTATTGGTCTTGGATTATCAACTATGATAGATAGATTATTAGTCGGTAGAAGAGTATATAATAAAGAATTCTATGATGCTGGTAAAACTTCTATGTTCTTAGCATTTATGGGTATAAGTGAAGGTGCTATACCTTTTGCATTAGAAAATCCTATGTTTGTTATCCCACTATATGTAATATCTGCAATAATAGGATCATTAACTGCAATTTTACTTGGTGCTGTACAATGGTTCCCTGAATCAGCAATATGGGCATGGCCATTAGTAGAAGGTTTACCACAATATATACTTGGTATTTTAGTAGGTTCAGTTATAATTGCTATTGTAAATGTATTCTATAGAAACTATCAAATTAAAAATGGAAAAATACAAGTAGATGACGATGATGAAATATAA
- a CDS encoding MalY/PatB family protein, with translation MMKYNFDEIVNTNNDIRRKWNKDIIKNIFNIEPTENFIPLWIADMDFKVPENLKSEIIKFISESNMGYTFLTDDFFNCIINWYNKRKNIVLKKEWINITYGTVGALHILNQVFLNENDCSLILTPVYEPFKNAATDNNRNIVTSKLIIKENRYYINFLDVENKIKKFHPKLFILCNPHNPSGRIWNLNELNKIAKLCYENDVILVSDEVHSEMIHIGKYYSSLNIDNRYINNLIVLSSPNKAFNLGGLKTSYSIIPNKLLREKFKCGMKKNSVTSPNIIGLICLVTAYNKCEDWLDELTKYIYENYKLFSSNLEKIGLSYQKMESSYLIWVNLENTKKDGKWWTTKLKEKGILVETGYDFIENGENFIRINLGIPRKYLFKVLEIMKEECYELTRNSK, from the coding sequence ATGATGAAATATAATTTTGATGAAATTGTTAATACAAATAATGATATAAGAAGAAAATGGAATAAAGATATAATTAAAAATATTTTTAATATAGAACCTACTGAAAATTTTATACCTTTGTGGATAGCTGACATGGATTTTAAAGTACCAGAAAATCTAAAAAGCGAAATAATAAAGTTTATTTCAGAGTCAAATATGGGTTATACTTTTCTTACTGATGACTTCTTTAATTGTATAATAAATTGGTATAATAAAAGGAAAAATATCGTATTAAAAAAAGAATGGATAAATATTACATATGGTACTGTTGGAGCATTACATATATTAAATCAAGTATTTCTGAATGAAAATGATTGTTCACTTATACTTACACCAGTATATGAACCATTTAAAAATGCAGCAACAGATAATAACAGAAATATTGTAACATCTAAATTAATTATAAAAGAAAATCGATATTATATAAATTTTTTAGATGTAGAAAATAAAATCAAAAAATTTCATCCAAAATTATTTATCCTATGTAATCCACATAATCCATCTGGAAGAATATGGAACTTAAATGAATTAAATAAAATTGCTAAATTATGCTATGAAAATGATGTTATACTTGTTTCTGATGAAGTCCATTCTGAAATGATTCATATTGGAAAATATTATAGTTCCTTAAATATTGATAATAGATATATTAATAATTTAATTGTTTTAAGTTCACCTAATAAAGCTTTTAATCTTGGTGGACTTAAAACATCATATTCTATCATACCCAATAAACTACTAAGAGAAAAATTTAAATGTGGAATGAAAAAAAATTCTGTAACATCTCCTAATATAATAGGTTTAATTTGTTTAGTTACAGCATATAATAAATGTGAAGATTGGTTAGATGAATTAACAAAATATATTTATGAAAATTATAAACTTTTTTCATCTAATTTAGAAAAAATAGGACTATCTTATCAAAAAATGGAATCATCATATCTAATATGGGTGAATTTAGAAAATACAAAAAAAGATGGAAAATGGTGGACAACTAAACTTAAAGAAAAAGGAATATTAGTTGAAACTGGTTATGATTTTATTGAGAATGGAGAAAATTTTATAAGAATAAATTTAGGTATCCCAAGAAAATATCTATTTAAAGTACTAGAAATAATGAAAGAAGAATGTTATGAACTTACTAGAAACTCTAAGTAA
- a CDS encoding M20/M25/M40 family metallo-hydrolase yields the protein MNLLETLSNLDAVASNEDEIKNFLKTELSQYADEILYDNLGSIIFKIGNNDNFKIMLDAHIDEVGFIVKNILDNGKILLKELGNVSDYAKFNIRGRITTTSGNKIYGIINGGSDDLHFDLGITNKNDIEKLGIEVGNMVCFATEFKDYKINNIVEGKALDNRVGCYILAQTIKKLKNKNLNSSIYFAFSSSEEVGLRGGKTAASLINPNIAFVIDVVSAKNVFDNSGLNTRKNGNGFLIEVYDKTFIPSKKMINLVKNIAIKKNIKYQLDTMNGGGTNAGEIHKLGKGIPSLVTAISLRYCHGSHSMVNMNDVNDLINVYVQLLQEI from the coding sequence ATGAACTTACTAGAAACTCTAAGTAATTTAGATGCTGTTGCTTCTAATGAAGATGAAATTAAAAACTTTTTAAAAACTGAATTGTCACAATATGCAGACGAAATTCTGTATGATAATCTAGGATCAATAATATTTAAAATTGGAAATAATGATAATTTTAAAATTATGCTTGATGCTCATATAGACGAAGTAGGTTTTATTGTAAAAAATATATTAGATAATGGAAAAATATTATTAAAAGAATTAGGGAATGTTAGTGATTATGCAAAATTTAATATTAGAGGTAGAATAACTACTACTTCTGGAAATAAAATATATGGTATAATTAATGGAGGTTCTGATGACTTACATTTCGATTTAGGAATAACTAATAAGAATGATATTGAAAAATTAGGGATAGAAGTAGGTAATATGGTTTGTTTTGCTACTGAATTTAAAGATTATAAAATAAATAATATTGTTGAAGGTAAAGCATTAGATAATCGTGTTGGATGTTACATTTTGGCACAAACTATAAAAAAATTAAAAAATAAAAATCTAAATTCAAGTATATATTTTGCATTTTCATCAAGTGAAGAAGTTGGATTAAGAGGTGGAAAAACTGCAGCTAGTTTAATAAATCCAAATATTGCTTTTGTAATTGATGTAGTTAGTGCAAAAAATGTATTTGATAATAGTGGTTTAAATACTCGAAAAAATGGAAATGGTTTTTTAATAGAAGTTTACGATAAAACTTTTATTCCATCTAAAAAAATGATTAATCTAGTTAAAAATATTGCTATAAAGAAAAATATTAAATACCAACTTGATACTATGAATGGCGGTGGAACTAATGCTGGAGAAATACATAAATTAGGAAAAGGTATTCCAAGTCTAGTAACTGCTATTTCTCTTAGATATTGCCACGGATCTCATAGTATGGTAAATATGAATGATGTAAATGATTTAATAAATGTATATGTTCAGTTATTACAAGAAATATAA
- a CDS encoding YadA family autotransporter adhesin, translating into MNKNTRQILIIILFVITGSITLSENRINEFEIGENSYVKGSDGISLTKNSIAIGTNSNSLDNYFEYYNSNLIDKSKIENEIQKTKADIDNRVKDIKEQYINKLKRINSIESQMKIINDFFIDKQKVETQLKQVTDDREKFREFANIIILKNIEINKKFGTPIGDYRATLRKIADYLIDKKGLVGETIENITFKDEADDNRNSNLSKAKIKGFINDQVVWDYLKLDDEKNLKKYLSDCISYKLKEPMAGNVYDISPYYGKPQDNNIINENVKDIKAKIKTYRLPLIQSFLEAHKEFEIDKMDNCSEELYKIAFRNKVSHYNVGKTYDELNKNVEKEKDLLNEYEGRVAYFTEWKEKFNNELKELLKSIEYKGEDNLAYGTSSYAIGIRSYAIGTNALTAGIDSVTLGSNSATFGNGSNSIGEKNYTKGDKNQVFGVENITVGNNNILHGNNNEIYGENNIVLGNEVKINKKNNAVVIGNGSEAIENAVSIGNETTQRQLKFVAKGTADTDAVNVKQLKDYVAANSFSAENYYNKAEVDKKLEGINAKSNLALGGVANAIAMSSMTQPREGLVNITGAYGTYGGEHALAVGISGNTERFSYKLGVSTNMRGNVGVGLGFGMTVVSSTKDDVIKRMEKKILEYMKESKEQNEKIKELENEMKELRKLIKKN; encoded by the coding sequence ATGAATAAAAATACAAGACAAATATTAATAATAATTTTATTTGTAATTACTGGTAGTATTACTTTATCTGAGAATAGAATAAATGAGTTTGAAATAGGTGAAAATTCTTATGTTAAAGGTAGTGATGGTATAAGTTTAACAAAAAATAGTATTGCAATTGGAACGAATTCTAATTCTTTAGATAATTATTTTGAATATTATAATTCAAATTTAATTGATAAGAGTAAAATAGAAAATGAAATACAAAAAACAAAAGCAGATATAGATAATAGAGTTAAGGATATAAAAGAACAATATATAAATAAATTAAAAAGAATAAATTCTATAGAAAGTCAAATGAAAATAATAAATGATTTTTTTATTGATAAACAAAAAGTAGAAACACAATTAAAACAAGTTACAGATGATAGAGAAAAATTTAGAGAATTTGCTAATATAATAATATTAAAAAATATTGAAATTAATAAAAAGTTTGGTACACCAATTGGAGATTACAGAGCTACTTTAAGAAAAATAGCTGATTATTTAATAGATAAAAAAGGATTAGTTGGTGAAACAATAGAAAATATTACATTTAAAGATGAAGCTGATGATAATAGAAATTCTAATTTAAGTAAGGCTAAAATAAAAGGATTTATTAATGATCAAGTTGTTTGGGATTATTTGAAATTAGATGATGAAAAAAATTTGAAAAAATATTTATCAGATTGTATTAGTTATAAATTAAAAGAGCCTATGGCAGGTAATGTATATGATATTAGTCCATATTATGGTAAACCACAAGACAATAATATAATAAATGAAAATGTTAAGGATATAAAGGCAAAAATAAAAACATATAGATTGCCTTTAATACAAAGTTTTTTGGAAGCTCATAAAGAATTTGAAATTGATAAAATGGATAATTGTAGTGAAGAGTTATACAAAATTGCTTTTAGGAATAAAGTGTCACACTACAATGTAGGGAAAACATATGATGAGTTAAATAAAAACGTAGAAAAAGAAAAAGATTTGTTAAATGAATATGAAGGAAGAGTAGCATATTTTACAGAATGGAAAGAAAAATTTAATAATGAATTGAAAGAACTTTTAAAGAGTATTGAATATAAAGGAGAAGATAATTTAGCATATGGAACTTCTTCATATGCAATAGGGATTAGATCGTATGCAATAGGTACTAATGCTTTAACAGCAGGTATTGATTCTGTAACATTAGGTTCTAATAGTGCAACTTTTGGTAATGGTTCTAATTCTATAGGTGAAAAAAACTATACTAAAGGAGATAAAAATCAAGTATTTGGAGTTGAAAATATTACTGTTGGAAATAATAATATATTACATGGTAATAATAATGAAATATATGGTGAAAATAATATTGTATTAGGGAATGAAGTTAAAATTAATAAAAAAAATAACGCAGTAGTAATAGGTAATGGCTCTGAAGCAATAGAAAATGCAGTATCAATTGGTAATGAGACTACACAAAGACAATTAAAATTTGTTGCAAAAGGAACAGCTGATACAGATGCAGTAAATGTAAAACAATTAAAAGATTATGTTGCGGCTAATTCTTTTTCAGCTGAAAACTACTATAACAAAGCAGAAGTAGATAAAAAATTAGAAGGTATTAATGCAAAATCAAACTTAGCCCTAGGTGGAGTAGCGAATGCAATAGCTATGTCAAGTATGACACAACCAAGAGAAGGTTTGGTTAATATAACAGGGGCATATGGAACATATGGAGGAGAACATGCATTAGCAGTAGGAATCAGTGGAAATACAGAAAGATTTTCATATAAGTTGGGAGTATCAACAAATATGAGAGGAAATGTAGGAGTAGGACTAGGCTTTGGTATGACAGTAGTAAGTAGTACAAAAGATGACGTTATAAAAAGAATGGAAAAGAAAATTCTAGAGTATATGAAAGAAAGTAAAGAACAAAACGAAAAAATTAAAGAATTAGAAAATGAAATGAAAGAATTAAGAAAATTAATTAAAAAAAATTAG